From a single Chloracidobacterium thermophilum B genomic region:
- a CDS encoding VWA domain-containing protein, protein MSNDRGLRFPERRRWLQTWLAACGVGLGCALGGRPLLAQRPTSPEEEDTLRLTTELVLVNVTVMDGQGKYVRGLRVEDFSLLQDGVPQRIEHFSADDAPFCAAVMLDTSDSMRTKLRRACAAAAHFQSLVRTNDAVAIYAFGSDIERLQEFSSSPTVTPRVWRLRARGKTRLYDGLRAVIEALDARPEQRRAILLISDGADTASETRAPAVVRTAAQADVLVYAVDLQNANFPGRTPEQARHAEWLAELAAATGGRYIRSPGGAHLEIRFQEVVEELRAQYTLGFYPPQGYDGQPHTIRVTVRRPRVTWRARTSYT, encoded by the coding sequence GTGTCAAACGACCGTGGTCTCCGCTTCCCGGAACGTCGCCGCTGGCTGCAAACCTGGCTGGCCGCCTGCGGGGTTGGACTGGGTTGTGCCCTGGGCGGCCGCCCGCTTCTGGCGCAACGGCCCACATCCCCTGAAGAAGAAGACACCCTGCGCCTGACGACGGAACTGGTTCTTGTCAATGTCACCGTCATGGACGGTCAGGGGAAGTACGTCCGTGGACTGCGCGTGGAGGATTTCAGCCTCCTTCAGGACGGTGTTCCGCAGCGCATCGAGCATTTCAGCGCCGATGACGCTCCCTTCTGTGCCGCCGTGATGCTTGACACCAGCGACAGCATGCGCACGAAGCTGCGGAGAGCCTGCGCGGCAGCCGCGCATTTCCAGTCCCTGGTTCGTACAAATGACGCCGTGGCCATCTATGCCTTTGGCAGCGACATTGAGCGGCTCCAGGAATTTTCTTCGTCACCGACCGTTACCCCACGGGTGTGGCGCCTGCGCGCGCGTGGGAAAACCCGCCTTTACGACGGGCTGCGCGCCGTCATTGAGGCACTCGATGCCCGTCCCGAGCAGCGGCGGGCCATTCTGCTCATTTCCGACGGAGCCGACACCGCCAGCGAAACCCGCGCACCGGCCGTCGTGCGCACGGCGGCTCAGGCGGACGTGCTGGTGTATGCCGTTGACCTCCAGAATGCCAACTTTCCGGGGCGGACTCCCGAACAGGCGCGACACGCGGAATGGCTGGCGGAACTGGCGGCGGCCACCGGAGGGCGCTACATCAGGTCTCCCGGCGGCGCGCATCTGGAAATCCGCTTTCAGGAAGTCGTCGAGGAACTGCGCGCCCAATATACGCTGGGCTTTTACCCGCCGCAGGGCTACGACGGGCAGCCGCACACGATTCGCGTCACCGTGCGCCGCCCGCGCGTCACATGGCGTGCGCGGACAAGCTACACCTGA
- a CDS encoding glycosyltransferase family 9 protein: MQHLLFTHTGTNVEFLLALPAIQAARRHFDGTQIWLAAPDRACELARLADCTDTTLALGPALSTITQPSVFKSLRAIAALREQTFDAVVSLTGAFLEHASAMLLRARRRLVLQAGNARPRRHFTDAAAELVARLGVPKTAPVPHLRLPPAVRAAEQQKLARLGWRDDRLTIALHPTVGFAPQVWPSEQFPPLAVRLAAEYDAQLLVIETEEETGLTERQRAAWKQHRLAPLFLRRPSLALLAVALAQASVIVGSNRLPVHLAAAVQTPGVVIMDGTSDSGWLAPRHRHSRLLYAQPSRPATVDDVFGLVCQVMAASRTAALFTSDD, translated from the coding sequence GTGCAGCACCTGCTTTTTACGCACACCGGCACGAATGTTGAGTTTCTGCTGGCGCTACCGGCAATACAGGCCGCCCGGCGACACTTCGACGGGACGCAGATTTGGCTGGCAGCGCCGGACCGGGCCTGCGAACTGGCGCGGCTGGCAGACTGCACCGACACAACCCTGGCGCTGGGGCCAGCGCTTTCGACTATCACTCAACCATCGGTCTTCAAGAGCCTGCGCGCCATTGCAGCCCTGCGCGAGCAGACCTTTGACGCGGTGGTGAGCCTCACCGGGGCGTTTCTGGAACATGCCAGTGCCATGCTGTTGCGTGCCCGGCGGCGGCTCGTGCTTCAGGCCGGTAACGCGCGCCCCCGTCGCCACTTCACCGATGCGGCGGCGGAGCTTGTTGCCCGGCTTGGCGTTCCCAAAACGGCACCAGTTCCGCATCTGCGGCTCCCGCCAGCCGTGCGCGCCGCCGAACAGCAAAAACTTGCCCGGCTCGGCTGGCGTGACGACCGGCTCACCATTGCCCTGCACCCGACCGTCGGCTTTGCTCCCCAGGTCTGGCCCAGCGAGCAGTTTCCGCCTCTGGCCGTCCGTCTCGCCGCCGAGTATGACGCGCAACTGCTGGTCATTGAGACCGAAGAAGAAACCGGTCTGACCGAGCGGCAGCGTGCCGCCTGGAAACAGCACCGGCTTGCGCCCCTCTTTCTGCGCCGTCCCAGCCTGGCGTTACTCGCTGTCGCTTTGGCGCAAGCCTCAGTGATTGTGGGGAGCAATCGGCTGCCGGTTCACCTGGCCGCCGCCGTTCAAACACCCGGCGTGGTCATCATGGATGGCACGTCAGATTCCGGCTGGCTGGCTCCCCGCCACCGGCACAGCCGGTTGCTCTATGCCCAACCATCGCGTCCGGCCACGGTGGATGACGTGTTTGGACTCGTGTGCCAAGTGATGGCGGCCAGTCGGACCGCCGCGTTGTTCACTTCGGACGACTGA
- the mdh gene encoding malate dehydrogenase, whose product MGRKKITVVGAGNVGATVAELLVLKELGNVVLVDIVEGLPQGKGLDLNEMAPVEGYDALVTGTNGYDETKDSDVVVITSGAPRKPGMSRDDLVEINQKIVASVTEQVAPRSPNAILVVVANPLDAMCTVAHRVSGFPRERVVGMAGVLDSARMRYFLADALQVSVENITAFVLGGHGDTMVPLPRYSTCAGIPIPELLPEDTIAAIVERTRHGGAEIVKLLGTSAWYAPASATVEMVEAIIKDKKKILPCAALLQGEYGIDGLFIGVPVKLGRGGVEQIIEIKLTEDEAAALKKSAAAVQELVNLLK is encoded by the coding sequence ATGGGACGCAAAAAGATCACTGTTGTCGGGGCTGGCAACGTTGGCGCGACGGTTGCCGAACTGCTTGTACTCAAGGAGTTGGGGAATGTTGTTCTGGTGGACATCGTCGAGGGGCTGCCCCAGGGGAAAGGGTTGGATTTGAACGAAATGGCGCCGGTTGAAGGCTACGATGCACTTGTGACCGGAACCAATGGCTACGATGAAACCAAGGATTCCGATGTGGTCGTCATCACTTCCGGCGCGCCACGCAAGCCCGGTATGAGCCGCGACGACCTGGTGGAGATCAACCAGAAGATTGTGGCCAGTGTGACGGAACAGGTCGCGCCCCGTTCACCCAACGCCATTCTGGTCGTCGTCGCCAACCCGCTGGACGCCATGTGCACGGTGGCGCATCGGGTGTCAGGGTTTCCACGGGAGCGCGTCGTGGGCATGGCTGGCGTGCTGGATTCAGCCCGGATGCGCTACTTTCTCGCCGACGCGCTTCAGGTTTCGGTGGAAAACATTACGGCCTTTGTGCTGGGCGGCCACGGCGACACCATGGTGCCGCTGCCGCGTTACTCGACCTGCGCCGGGATTCCCATTCCTGAACTGCTCCCGGAAGACACCATTGCGGCGATAGTCGAGCGGACACGCCATGGCGGGGCGGAAATCGTCAAGCTGCTGGGAACGTCAGCCTGGTATGCGCCCGCTTCGGCAACGGTCGAAATGGTCGAGGCTATTATCAAGGACAAGAAAAAAATCCTGCCCTGCGCGGCGCTGCTTCAGGGCGAATATGGGATCGACGGGCTGTTTATCGGCGTTCCGGTCAAGCTCGGCCGGGGTGGAGTCGAGCAGATCATTGAGATCAAGCTGACGGAAGACGAAGCGGCGGCGCTCAAAAAGTCAGCCGCGGCCGTGCAGGAACTCGTCAATCTGCTGAAGTAA
- a CDS encoding enoyl-CoA hydratase/isomerase family protein translates to MLAEESVQLEKHAGLAVVTLNRPQVINVLTTDMLRRLDAFLDEVAADEQLHTLVLRGAGARGFCAGADVKWLRQCVLEGQPERGDEFFAVEYALDLRLHRFPKPIVALMEGVTMGGGLGLAIGARYRIATPTTRLAMPEVHIGFFPDVGASWFLNQLPGAWGRYLALTGESIDGATAQALGLATHYLDRLPTAELMERLQANPDPSWLDVLSQPDRTTVVHDDWVATHFGQPSLEAIRSSLEAAADERSQKAAQALRAASPYSLALAWHLLSTEPPTSLEEAFAREAALARQAIRHPDYAEGVRARLVDKDFRPRWQAGNT, encoded by the coding sequence ATGCTTGCTGAAGAATCCGTACAACTGGAAAAGCACGCCGGGCTGGCCGTTGTGACGCTCAACCGGCCACAGGTCATCAACGTCCTGACGACGGACATGCTGCGGCGGCTCGATGCGTTCCTCGATGAAGTTGCTGCCGACGAACAGCTCCACACCCTGGTACTCCGTGGGGCCGGCGCGCGCGGTTTCTGCGCCGGCGCTGATGTGAAATGGCTGCGGCAGTGCGTTCTGGAGGGTCAGCCGGAACGCGGAGATGAGTTCTTTGCTGTTGAATACGCCCTTGACCTGCGGTTGCACCGGTTTCCAAAACCCATCGTGGCGCTGATGGAAGGCGTCACGATGGGCGGCGGGCTGGGACTGGCCATCGGGGCGCGCTACCGGATCGCCACGCCAACCACCCGCCTGGCCATGCCGGAAGTCCACATCGGCTTTTTCCCGGATGTCGGAGCAAGTTGGTTTCTCAACCAGCTTCCCGGCGCATGGGGGCGGTATCTTGCCCTGACCGGCGAGAGCATTGACGGCGCAACAGCACAGGCGCTCGGTCTGGCAACCCACTACCTGGACAGGCTGCCAACCGCTGAACTGATGGAACGCCTGCAGGCCAATCCCGACCCATCCTGGCTGGATGTGCTCAGCCAGCCGGACCGGACGACGGTCGTCCATGACGACTGGGTAGCCACGCACTTTGGTCAGCCTTCACTCGAAGCCATCCGGTCCTCGCTCGAAGCTGCCGCCGACGAACGCTCACAGAAAGCGGCCCAGGCACTGCGGGCCGCCTCGCCCTACAGCCTGGCGCTCGCCTGGCATCTGCTCAGTACAGAACCGCCAACGTCCCTTGAGGAAGCCTTTGCCCGGGAAGCTGCGTTGGCCCGGCAGGCCATCCGGCACCCGGATTACGCTGAGGGCGTCCGGGCGCGGCTCGTGGACAAAGACTTCCGCCCCCGGTGGCAAGCCGGGAACACCTGA